Proteins from one Paenibacillus amylolyticus genomic window:
- a CDS encoding MetQ/NlpA family ABC transporter substrate-binding protein, whose amino-acid sequence MKKWSFALLSLMLIAVLAACGNNKDADSGADNSAGAPRTVELKVGASPTPHAEILESIKPELEAQGIRLQVVTFNDYVQPNQQLADKKLDANFFQHQPYLDTENKERGFNLVAVTPVHVEPFGGYSKKIKSLDELADGAKVAIPNDPSNGGRALLLLAKEGIITLKDNTNITSTIQDITANPKNLDIIELDAAMMPRQLDEADLVFINANYALEANLNPANDALLIEDLQGNPYANILVAREDNKDSDAIQKLAAALHSEEVKTFIKERYKGAVEPATE is encoded by the coding sequence ATGAAAAAATGGTCTTTCGCTCTACTTAGCCTTATGCTGATTGCGGTTCTCGCAGCTTGCGGAAACAACAAGGACGCCGATAGCGGCGCAGATAATTCAGCAGGTGCACCACGTACGGTTGAATTGAAAGTTGGAGCTTCACCTACACCACATGCAGAGATTCTGGAAAGCATCAAACCTGAACTGGAAGCACAAGGGATTCGTTTGCAAGTCGTTACGTTCAATGACTATGTTCAACCCAACCAGCAACTTGCTGATAAAAAATTGGATGCTAACTTCTTCCAACATCAGCCTTACCTGGACACAGAGAATAAAGAACGTGGTTTCAACCTCGTTGCTGTAACTCCTGTTCATGTTGAACCTTTTGGCGGATACTCCAAAAAGATTAAGTCTTTGGATGAATTGGCTGACGGTGCAAAAGTAGCTATTCCAAATGACCCATCCAACGGTGGACGTGCTCTGTTGTTGCTCGCGAAGGAAGGCATCATTACGCTGAAAGACAACACGAATATTACATCTACGATTCAAGATATCACAGCCAATCCGAAGAACCTGGATATCATTGAGCTGGATGCAGCCATGATGCCTCGTCAATTGGATGAAGCGGATCTGGTATTCATCAACGCTAACTATGCGCTTGAAGCAAACCTGAATCCGGCAAATGATGCGTTGCTGATCGAAGATCTGCAAGGTAACCCATACGCGAATATCCTCGTTGCCCGTGAGGACAACAAGGATTCAGATGCAATTCAGAAATTGGCTGCTGCCCTGCACTCCGAAGAAGTGAAAACATTCATCAAAGAGCGTTATAAAGGCGCAGTTGAACCTGCAACTGAATAA
- a CDS encoding DUF2167 domain-containing protein, which translates to MVNYNVKRLTREGYITAILVTDTATFQQSRQAFEETVLKQLSINAGYTYEEYNASTDKTSTVGLNSLLLGGIGFTASQKFSMLLLLKKGWALILLVVLGLIGWIRYKIKSSNGEEETLSLRADVPARSG; encoded by the coding sequence ATGGTCAATTACAATGTGAAACGCCTGACACGTGAAGGATATATCACAGCCATTCTGGTCACAGATACGGCCACCTTTCAACAGAGCCGCCAAGCCTTCGAGGAAACCGTCCTGAAACAGCTTAGCATCAATGCCGGGTACACCTACGAGGAATACAATGCTTCGACTGACAAAACATCTACCGTGGGGCTGAACAGCCTCCTGCTTGGCGGGATCGGGTTCACAGCTTCCCAAAAATTCAGTATGCTGCTTCTGCTCAAAAAAGGATGGGCCTTGATCCTGCTTGTCGTCCTTGGGTTAATTGGTTGGATCAGATACAAAATCAAAAGCTCAAATGGAGAAGAAGAAACTCTCTCCCTCCGAGCGGACGTACCTGCAAGAAGCGGATGA
- a CDS encoding DUF2167 domain-containing protein, protein MKNKRWISFLTLLMVSLFTVFSTLQVSADSETEQAPDEYDWITGPASVSLDGKATLEVPESHSFLDKANTQRSILNSGSKPNGNEIGSLTSNSEFGSWYVVFEYVKTGHIHDEDQNLSAEELLSSYIRGTEEENRELDPEYRTYITGWEIEPTYDSTKHQLVYSLGFKTLISKPWSITM, encoded by the coding sequence ATGAAGAACAAACGATGGATATCATTTCTTACACTTTTAATGGTGAGTTTATTCACAGTCTTTAGTACCTTACAGGTATCAGCGGATAGTGAGACTGAGCAAGCACCTGATGAGTATGATTGGATCACCGGACCTGCATCCGTATCTCTTGATGGCAAGGCCACGCTGGAAGTACCCGAGAGCCATTCCTTCCTGGATAAGGCCAACACCCAACGCTCGATACTTAACAGTGGGAGTAAGCCTAACGGGAACGAAATCGGAAGTCTAACCAGCAACAGCGAATTCGGCTCGTGGTATGTCGTGTTTGAATACGTGAAGACGGGTCATATTCACGATGAGGATCAAAATCTGAGTGCCGAAGAACTATTAAGCAGTTATATCCGTGGCACAGAGGAAGAGAACAGAGAGCTTGATCCTGAATACAGAACGTACATAACGGGTTGGGAAATTGAACCCACATATGACAGCACCAAACATCAGTTGGTTTACTCCCTTGGTTTTAAGACGCTGATCAGCAAGCCATGGTCAATTACAATGTGA
- a CDS encoding SDR family oxidoreductase yields the protein MKGKIALITGSAKGLGKMTALSLADQGCHIALNYVHSRTEAEALQAQIIAKGVRCIAIQADISKVEDISSLVEQVEDKLGSIDILVNNAGPFVRERRLFADYTEAEVQMLVQGNLLGPMLLDQRVLPEMRRKQWGRIIHFGFSHAGEARSWPHRAVYAAAKVGLVSFTKTLAVEEAPYGITVNMVCPGDIRGANKEKTIDEMAGITDEETPRGRPGSGEDIARVITYLCLDHSDFITGNIMDVSGGLDPIRPTIQREDA from the coding sequence GTGAAGGGAAAGATTGCCCTCATAACGGGAAGTGCCAAAGGTCTTGGTAAAATGACGGCCCTCAGTCTGGCAGATCAGGGGTGTCATATTGCCCTCAACTATGTACACAGCAGAACAGAAGCTGAGGCTTTACAGGCTCAGATTATAGCCAAGGGTGTGCGGTGCATCGCCATCCAGGCGGATATATCCAAGGTCGAAGATATCTCTTCATTGGTTGAACAAGTGGAAGACAAGCTGGGCAGCATTGATATTTTGGTGAATAACGCGGGTCCATTTGTCCGTGAACGGCGACTATTTGCGGATTATACTGAAGCTGAGGTCCAGATGCTTGTGCAGGGAAATCTGCTGGGACCCATGCTGCTGGATCAGCGTGTATTGCCAGAGATGAGACGCAAGCAATGGGGGCGAATTATCCATTTTGGCTTCAGTCACGCCGGAGAAGCGAGGTCTTGGCCTCATCGTGCCGTGTATGCGGCTGCCAAGGTAGGTCTGGTCTCTTTTACAAAGACACTCGCCGTTGAGGAAGCTCCTTATGGAATTACGGTCAACATGGTATGTCCGGGAGATATTCGTGGTGCCAATAAAGAGAAAACGATTGATGAAATGGCGGGCATCACCGACGAGGAAACGCCAAGAGGACGTCCTGGCAGTGGTGAAGATATCGCGCGAGTAATTACGTATCTATGCCTTGATCATTCCGATTTTATAACAGGCAACATTATGGATGTATCTGGAGGACTTGATCCAATTCGTCCAACCATACAGCGCGAGGATGCTTAA
- a CDS encoding NifU family protein yields the protein MSENAQDTMYDEVSDVLDKLRPFLQRDGGDVELVDVEDGIIKLKLVGACGSCPSSTITLKAGIERALLEEVEGVQEVVQVF from the coding sequence ATGAGCGAAAACGCACAAGACACCATGTATGATGAGGTATCTGATGTTCTTGACAAACTTCGTCCGTTCCTGCAACGCGATGGCGGTGACGTGGAACTGGTTGACGTGGAAGACGGCATCATTAAGCTGAAACTGGTCGGTGCCTGCGGCAGTTGCCCAAGCTCCACTATTACCTTAAAAGCCGGGATTGAACGCGCCCTTCTTGAAGAAGTTGAGGGTGTACAAGAAGTCGTACAAGTATTCTAA
- a CDS encoding YuzB family protein produces the protein MRPIIEFCANNMHFGTDEVMDQLEENPDYDVIEYGCLTNCGQCSMTPFALVNGEVVITDKVEDLYNAILAKIAEADVWDELDLD, from the coding sequence ATGAGACCGATTATTGAATTTTGTGCCAACAATATGCATTTTGGCACAGATGAAGTCATGGATCAACTGGAAGAAAATCCAGACTATGATGTGATTGAATACGGCTGCCTCACCAACTGCGGCCAATGTTCTATGACTCCATTTGCACTGGTGAACGGTGAAGTTGTCATCACAGACAAAGTGGAAGATCTATATAACGCCATTCTGGCCAAAATTGCCGAAGCCGATGTCTGGGATGAGCTCGATCTCGACTAA
- a CDS encoding NAD(P)/FAD-dependent oxidoreductase, which yields MKNFVILGGGYGGLTIIKELLEGKIPSDTQIILVDRSPFQGLKTEYYALAAGTVSDYDLRIQFPVNDKVTYRYGEVTSIDLEQRQIEFEGQDPLVYDKLVIGLGCTDRFHNTPGAEDYSCTIQSFSKTRETYLRLNEVKAYGNVHIVGGGLSGVEMAAELRESRPDLNISILDRGERVLSAFPQRLSVYVHEWFNEHQVETRGHIAISRVEPNAIYNRDEQILTDAVVWTAGIQPVKVVQDLDVTKDPQGRVVLNEYYQIPEYTDVYVVGDCASVPYAPSGQAAEVQGEQIAHIQHALWKGEKPNPHPLKLRGTLGALGKKSGFGLMGKTSMMGRVPRILKSGVLWMSKRHLG from the coding sequence ATGAAAAATTTCGTCATTCTCGGGGGCGGCTATGGCGGCCTCACCATCATCAAGGAACTTCTGGAAGGCAAAATTCCATCCGATACACAAATTATTTTGGTGGACCGCAGCCCCTTTCAGGGTTTAAAGACAGAATATTACGCACTCGCAGCAGGAACTGTATCGGATTATGACCTGCGTATCCAATTTCCAGTGAACGATAAAGTCACTTACCGGTATGGAGAAGTTACTTCGATTGACCTGGAACAGCGTCAGATTGAATTTGAAGGTCAAGACCCGCTCGTTTACGATAAACTTGTCATTGGACTTGGTTGTACAGACCGTTTCCACAATACGCCAGGCGCAGAAGACTATAGCTGCACCATTCAGAGCTTTAGCAAAACACGCGAGACCTACCTGCGCCTTAATGAAGTGAAAGCTTATGGTAATGTGCATATCGTCGGCGGCGGATTAAGTGGTGTCGAGATGGCAGCCGAACTTCGTGAGAGCAGACCGGATCTGAACATCAGTATTCTGGATCGTGGTGAACGTGTATTATCTGCTTTCCCACAGCGCCTGTCCGTATATGTGCATGAATGGTTCAACGAGCATCAGGTTGAGACACGTGGGCATATTGCCATTTCACGCGTGGAACCTAATGCCATCTACAACCGGGATGAACAGATACTAACGGATGCTGTCGTATGGACTGCAGGTATTCAGCCAGTCAAAGTCGTACAGGATCTGGACGTAACCAAAGACCCGCAAGGTCGTGTCGTCCTGAATGAATACTACCAAATCCCCGAATATACCGATGTTTATGTCGTAGGCGACTGTGCCAGTGTGCCTTACGCACCAAGCGGTCAAGCTGCGGAAGTACAGGGTGAGCAGATCGCTCATATTCAGCATGCCCTCTGGAAAGGCGAAAAGCCCAATCCACATCCACTCAAGCTTCGTGGCACACTCGGTGCACTCGGCAAGAAGTCTGGGTTTGGGCTGATGGGCAAAACGTCCATGATGGGACGTGTACCTCGTATTTTGAAAAGTGGTGTGCTCTGGATGTCCAAGCGCCATCTCGGTTAG
- the mqnE gene encoding aminofutalosine synthase MqnE — translation MSTLVTPFTDKRMAEIVEKVQNGVRLNVEDGVYLYETDDLLTLGQLANEANLRKNGKKVYFIENMSLYFTNVCEARCAFCNFRKDQGEEGSYTLSGQEMIDYVEQHIHPGVREFHIVGGHNNHVPFQYYVDSLRALNEKYPDVTLKAYTAAEIDFFTRISGLSIREVLQELQKAGLKTLTGGGAEILSDEYRKKMRVDKANVDRYLEVHRTAHELGMRTHTTMLYGSIESYEDRVNHMVQIRELQDETNGFMVFIPLSMQPKSKTASIMRRNSAYEDLKTIAISRLMLDNIDHIKAYFINIGPQLAQVALGFGASDAHGTIVRERISHAAGALTPEGLTRKELIWLIKGAGRIPVERDTFYNEIQVYE, via the coding sequence ATGTCTACATTGGTAACACCGTTCACAGACAAAAGAATGGCTGAAATCGTTGAGAAAGTACAGAACGGCGTAAGGCTGAACGTAGAAGACGGCGTATATCTGTATGAAACAGATGATCTGCTGACTTTGGGCCAGCTGGCCAATGAGGCCAACCTGCGGAAGAATGGTAAGAAAGTGTATTTCATCGAGAACATGAGTCTGTATTTTACAAACGTATGCGAAGCCCGCTGCGCTTTTTGTAATTTCCGCAAAGACCAGGGTGAAGAAGGCTCTTACACATTATCCGGTCAGGAAATGATCGATTATGTGGAACAGCATATTCATCCGGGCGTACGTGAGTTCCATATCGTAGGCGGACATAACAATCATGTTCCTTTTCAATATTATGTCGATTCCCTGCGTGCTTTAAACGAGAAATATCCGGATGTAACACTGAAAGCTTACACGGCAGCCGAGATCGATTTCTTCACCCGCATTAGCGGACTCAGTATCAGAGAAGTTCTGCAAGAGCTGCAAAAAGCAGGTCTGAAAACATTGACTGGCGGCGGCGCTGAGATTCTTTCGGATGAATATCGCAAAAAAATGCGTGTAGACAAAGCCAACGTGGACCGTTATCTTGAGGTGCACCGCACAGCTCATGAGCTCGGCATGCGTACACATACGACGATGCTGTATGGATCGATCGAATCCTATGAGGATCGTGTCAACCATATGGTGCAGATTCGTGAACTGCAGGACGAGACCAACGGATTCATGGTCTTTATCCCGCTTTCCATGCAGCCAAAAAGTAAAACCGCGAGCATTATGCGTCGTAACTCGGCTTATGAAGATCTCAAAACAATTGCGATCAGCCGTCTGATGCTGGATAACATCGATCATATCAAAGCATACTTCATTAACATCGGTCCTCAGTTGGCTCAAGTTGCCCTTGGATTCGGTGCTTCGGATGCACACGGCACGATCGTTCGCGAACGGATTAGTCATGCTGCAGGTGCTCTCACACCTGAAGGCCTTACACGTAAAGAGCTCATATGGCTTATTAAAGGTGCAGGACGTATTCCGGTAGAACGTGATACCTTCTACAATGAAATTCAAGTGTACGAATAG
- a CDS encoding iron-sulfur cluster assembly accessory protein, whose protein sequence is MINISETAADRLKEMLAQQETPGMFLRLGVAPGGCTGFSYAMGFDDKESDEDLYMDIQNMKVVVEKENLKYLNGLEIDFEESGMSGGFTIHNPNAVATCGCGSSFRTKEDAGVPDKDC, encoded by the coding sequence ATGATTAACATCAGCGAAACGGCTGCTGACAGATTGAAAGAGATGCTTGCACAGCAAGAGACACCTGGTATGTTCCTGCGTCTTGGCGTAGCACCGGGCGGTTGCACCGGATTTTCGTACGCCATGGGCTTTGACGATAAAGAGTCCGATGAGGACCTGTATATGGATATTCAGAACATGAAGGTTGTAGTCGAGAAGGAAAACCTGAAATATCTGAATGGACTTGAAATTGATTTTGAAGAGTCCGGTATGTCGGGTGGGTTCACCATCCATAATCCGAACGCAGTAGCCACTTGTGGCTGTGGATCTTCTTTCCGTACGAAGGAAGATGCAGGTGTGCCGGATAAGGATTGTTAA
- a CDS encoding NAD(P)-dependent oxidoreductase, giving the protein MNIAIIGATGKAGSVILKEAADRGHNVTAIVRNASKLEDKSVNTLEKDAFDLTADDLKTFDVVVNAFGAPAGKENLHVEVGQALINILKDAPNTRLIVVGGAGSLFTDESKTLRVFESPGFPDAYKATATNQGQNLLDLQASSGIQWTFLSPAGFFNPEGVRTGKYQAGNDVILVNSEGNSYISYADYAIALVDEIENPQHQNERFTVVGEAK; this is encoded by the coding sequence ATGAACATTGCAATCATTGGTGCAACAGGCAAAGCAGGAAGTGTGATTTTGAAAGAAGCAGCAGACAGAGGGCATAACGTGACGGCGATCGTTCGTAATGCATCCAAATTGGAAGATAAAAGTGTGAATACGCTGGAGAAAGATGCATTCGATCTTACAGCTGATGATCTTAAAACGTTCGACGTGGTTGTAAATGCATTTGGTGCTCCAGCGGGGAAAGAGAACCTGCATGTGGAAGTAGGACAAGCATTGATCAACATCCTGAAAGATGCGCCAAACACTCGTCTGATCGTTGTGGGTGGAGCAGGAAGCCTGTTCACGGACGAGTCCAAAACATTGCGTGTCTTTGAATCCCCGGGATTCCCTGATGCTTACAAAGCAACTGCAACGAACCAAGGCCAGAACTTGCTGGATCTGCAAGCATCCTCTGGTATTCAATGGACATTCCTGAGCCCGGCTGGATTCTTCAATCCAGAAGGTGTACGCACTGGTAAATATCAAGCTGGTAACGATGTAATTCTGGTCAACAGCGAAGGCAACAGTTACATCAGCTATGCAGACTATGCAATTGCTTTGGTGGATGAGATCGAGAATCCACAACACCAAAACGAGCGCTTTACCGTTGTTGGCGAAGCGAAGTAA
- a CDS encoding peptidase M56 BlaR1 — protein MYSKGIILLIIAVFMVSVSSGSGLGLPQYENVKNTLNQMHITSFYPKNKNGQTYGSAAYATSPETEPDLILATGVDGTEGYLLKKDMEGELPNTPEEAIEIQNNRSPDGYDIPLYDKDGETVIGVFHVGGE, from the coding sequence ATGTATTCTAAAGGAATTATACTATTGATCATTGCGGTTTTTATGGTGAGTGTATCGAGTGGTTCAGGGTTAGGGTTACCCCAATATGAAAACGTTAAAAATACGTTGAATCAAATGCACATCACTTCTTTCTATCCGAAAAATAAGAACGGACAGACATATGGTTCTGCCGCATATGCGACTTCTCCTGAAACGGAACCTGATTTGATTTTGGCTACTGGTGTGGATGGTACAGAAGGATATCTGCTGAAAAAAGACATGGAAGGCGAGCTACCTAATACACCTGAAGAAGCTATTGAAATACAGAACAACAGATCACCAGATGGTTACGATATTCCACTGTATGACAAGGATGGTGAGACCGTCATTGGTGTGTTTCATGTTGGAGGAGAGTGA
- a CDS encoding glycosyl hydrolase 53 family protein — MLAFVLLFTSILLPAGQQASAAPSFAKGADISWVPGMEAQGYKWKDKNGVQRDIIDILKNDYQINSVRIRVFVNPSNDYGNGYMNKDRAATLAQRAKNAGMSVMLTLHYSDSWADPGQQTKPAAWKNYTFQQLMDAVWNHTRDVMTAMQSKGVTPDWVQIGNETSNGMLWEDGKASTNMKNYAWLVNTGHNAVKSLSSGTKTIVHLAGGDDNALYVWNIGGLINNGANFDMIAMSLYPSASGWNTAVTNTVNNAKDMINRYGKEIMISEIGMDNNQAAAGKSFVQAMKNQIRNLPNGKGKGVFYWEPQATPGYNGGYGKGAWQSNMMPTAVMEGFID; from the coding sequence ATGTTGGCTTTTGTTTTGTTATTCACCTCCATCCTGTTGCCCGCAGGTCAGCAAGCCAGCGCAGCACCGAGTTTCGCGAAAGGAGCCGACATCAGTTGGGTTCCCGGCATGGAAGCCCAAGGCTACAAATGGAAAGATAAAAACGGGGTTCAGCGCGACATCATTGATATTTTGAAAAATGACTATCAAATCAACTCCGTTCGCATTCGGGTCTTTGTTAATCCTTCGAATGATTATGGGAACGGTTACATGAATAAGGATCGTGCGGCTACACTCGCCCAACGTGCCAAAAATGCTGGCATGAGTGTAATGCTTACCCTGCACTACAGCGATTCCTGGGCAGACCCGGGTCAACAAACCAAACCGGCTGCCTGGAAAAATTACACGTTCCAACAGCTCATGGATGCGGTATGGAACCACACTCGTGATGTGATGACGGCGATGCAAAGCAAAGGTGTTACCCCTGACTGGGTGCAGATCGGTAATGAAACAAGCAACGGCATGTTATGGGAAGATGGCAAAGCATCCACCAACATGAAAAACTATGCGTGGCTGGTGAACACAGGCCATAACGCAGTGAAATCCTTAAGCAGCGGTACCAAAACCATTGTGCATCTGGCCGGTGGAGATGATAACGCCCTCTATGTATGGAATATTGGTGGTCTGATCAATAACGGAGCTAACTTTGACATGATCGCCATGTCCCTCTATCCATCCGCTTCTGGCTGGAACACCGCTGTGACGAATACGGTTAACAACGCCAAGGATATGATCAACCGTTATGGTAAAGAGATTATGATCTCCGAAATTGGCATGGACAATAATCAGGCGGCAGCGGGTAAAAGTTTTGTTCAGGCGATGAAAAACCAAATCCGCAATCTGCCGAATGGCAAAGGTAAAGGTGTATTCTACTGGGAGCCTCAGGCTACACCAGGATATAACGGTGGTTACGGCAAAGGCGCTTGGCAGTCCAATATGATGCCAACGGCTGTCATGGAAGGATTTATTGACTAG
- a CDS encoding Ppx/GppA phosphatase family protein, with protein sequence MTRTNETIGIIDIGSNSIRLVIYELDQDAAYRIIHEDKYAARLSSVVEADGTIHRHSLDKAITILRQFKATCEAYQTKLIRAAATAAIRNASNVSQIMEWLETETGLTIECVSGDREAYYGFLGVTQSIDLADGYVVDIGGGSTEITVFRDRKRLHSISLPIGAVNSHARYGGEDQWTEANANALCNEVVEALRGQDWIREHPDLPLIGLGGTMRTLAKVEQKRTQYSLPVTHHYEISKEAMENIARSLPHLTSAQRKKVPGLAKDRADIIVPGVLILRTVFRLIQGDRYVVSGAGLRDGLLRDYLAGGQPVVPDALKDSIRNFIHFGPPIPEKRLQRIHQDAVTLYTALQGTAPDQSDARILYASSMLHMAGKQINYFRYTQHSAYWIMNASIYGLSHRETILSASAADYHPKKERPNCCISIGTF encoded by the coding sequence ATGACACGTACTAATGAAACCATAGGAATTATTGATATCGGCTCGAACTCCATTCGTCTGGTTATCTATGAACTGGATCAGGACGCAGCCTATCGCATCATTCATGAAGACAAATACGCCGCTCGTCTGAGCAGCGTTGTTGAAGCGGATGGAACCATCCATCGCCATTCTCTGGATAAAGCCATCACCATCTTGCGTCAATTCAAGGCAACCTGTGAAGCGTATCAGACCAAACTGATCCGCGCAGCAGCTACGGCCGCCATTCGTAATGCAAGCAATGTCTCGCAAATTATGGAATGGCTGGAGACAGAGACGGGGCTTACCATTGAATGTGTATCCGGTGATCGGGAGGCCTATTATGGTTTCCTTGGTGTTACTCAATCCATTGATCTGGCAGACGGTTACGTCGTAGATATCGGAGGCGGCAGTACGGAAATCACAGTCTTTCGGGATCGGAAAAGGTTACATAGCATTTCCCTTCCCATTGGTGCAGTGAATTCACATGCCCGTTATGGGGGTGAAGATCAGTGGACCGAGGCGAATGCTAATGCGCTGTGTAATGAGGTCGTCGAAGCTCTCCGTGGACAGGATTGGATTCGTGAGCACCCTGACCTGCCACTCATCGGACTTGGCGGCACGATGCGTACACTCGCCAAAGTGGAACAGAAACGTACCCAGTACTCGCTGCCGGTCACTCATCATTATGAGATCAGCAAGGAAGCGATGGAGAATATCGCTCGTTCCTTGCCACACCTTACCTCCGCACAGCGGAAAAAGGTTCCTGGGCTCGCCAAAGATCGTGCAGACATCATTGTGCCCGGCGTACTGATCCTGCGAACCGTCTTCCGTTTAATACAGGGCGATCGTTATGTGGTTAGTGGTGCGGGTCTGCGAGACGGGTTGTTGCGTGATTACTTGGCCGGAGGCCAGCCGGTCGTTCCGGACGCGCTGAAGGATAGTATCCGCAACTTTATTCATTTTGGTCCGCCTATTCCAGAGAAACGTCTGCAACGGATTCATCAGGATGCGGTTACCCTGTACACGGCACTACAAGGTACTGCTCCTGATCAATCCGATGCCCGCATCCTGTATGCGTCCTCCATGCTGCATATGGCAGGCAAGCAGATTAACTATTTCCGTTATACGCAGCACTCGGCCTATTGGATTATGAATGCAAGCATATATGGTCTTTCCCATCGGGAGACCATCCTTAGTGCCAGTGCGGCCGATTATCATCCGAAAAAAGAACGCCCCAACTGCTGCATAAGCATCGGGACATTCTAA
- a CDS encoding YheC/YheD family protein, which yields MSRQLASKWRKTAALMKYPVAAVHIPQTKAFNSGNLLQMLSRYGMVYVKPIVGGGGYGVIRVSASGGAYRYTHMKTTRSFASFSQMYRSLVRVKARRKYLIQQGIHLATIQGRPVDYRVKVVKTERGWVFRSLVGRLARPGLCVTNLSKGGTMLSGRRALGLSLPHISGRHKRREMRSLTLTCTHIMERQFPGVGQLGFDYGLDYSGKIWILEVNTRPQ from the coding sequence ATGTCGAGACAACTTGCAAGCAAATGGCGGAAGACAGCGGCACTGATGAAATATCCGGTCGCGGCTGTCCATATACCACAGACCAAAGCATTCAACTCGGGTAATCTGCTGCAGATGCTCAGTCGTTATGGAATGGTGTATGTCAAACCGATTGTAGGAGGCGGAGGTTACGGTGTTATCCGGGTATCGGCGAGCGGTGGAGCTTATCGATACACCCATATGAAAACGACACGTTCTTTCGCCAGTTTCAGCCAAATGTATCGTTCCCTGGTGCGTGTGAAGGCTAGACGCAAGTATTTGATCCAGCAAGGCATTCATTTGGCAACGATTCAAGGGAGACCTGTGGATTACAGAGTCAAAGTCGTCAAAACCGAACGAGGCTGGGTATTCCGTTCCCTGGTTGGTCGACTCGCTCGTCCAGGATTATGTGTGACGAACCTGAGCAAGGGCGGCACCATGTTATCAGGAAGGCGAGCCCTTGGTTTATCCTTGCCTCATATATCCGGCCGGCACAAACGCAGGGAGATGCGTTCACTTACACTGACATGCACGCACATTATGGAACGTCAGTTCCCTGGTGTGGGCCAGCTTGGGTTTGATTATGGACTGGATTATTCAGGAAAGATCTGGATTTTGGAAGTGAATACCAGACCACAATAG
- a CDS encoding sporulation histidine kinase inhibitor Sda, which produces MAMLSDEMLLDSYHKAIELNLERDFIALLLAEIHKRKLGTDVSAILH; this is translated from the coding sequence ATGGCTATGTTATCCGATGAGATGTTGTTGGATTCCTACCATAAAGCGATTGAGTTGAATCTCGAACGAGATTTCATCGCACTGCTGTTGGCAGAAATCCATAAGCGCAAACTGGGTACCGACGTATCTGCCATTCTTCACTAG